A stretch of Lathyrus oleraceus cultivar Zhongwan6 chromosome 6, CAAS_Psat_ZW6_1.0, whole genome shotgun sequence DNA encodes these proteins:
- the LOC127094404 gene encoding uncharacterized protein LOC127094404 — protein sequence MVAGRNDDVLAEVLTMLVGGIPQMNVGDRERGADEFRALRKFQRNNPPTFEGAHEPDKAQEWLKAIEKIFRVMNCSDAQKVQFGTHMLEKEAEDWWRNIVQRFDEDAEYAANFEELIKFCPHYNTANAKRSKCLKFVNGLRTDIKKERGYQQITRFFELVNKSRIYDEDIRESVSHYKSLHDKKGKWKFRGKSCDGKKKAGDGKKPSGGGSHTPIKCFRCGVEGHRAPECPKGDVTCFECGKQGHKSFDCKVGSNVTCYNCGEQGNISTKCNKPKKEKAKGKVFALSGVDTSVEE from the exons ATGGTTGCTGGAAGGAATGATGATGTGCTTGCGGAGGTGTTGACCATGTTGGTTGGTGGCATTCCACAAATGAATGTTGGTGATCGGGAACGCGGTGCTGATGAGTTTCGTGCTTTGCGGAAGTTCCAAAGGAACAATCCACCAACTTTTGAAGGAGCTCATGAACCTGATAAAGCTCAAGAATGGTTGAAGGCGATTGAGAAAATCTTTCGAGTTATGAACTGTTCGGATGCGCAGAAGGTGCAGTTTGGCACTCATATGCTTGAGAAAGAAGCTGAGGATTGGTGGCGCAACATTGTTCAGAGATTTGATGAGGATG CTGAGTATGCTGCAAATTTTGAGGAGTTGATCAAATTTTGTCCccattacaatactgctaatgctaAGAGATCTAAGTGTCTtaagtttgtgaatggcttgagaaCTGATATCAAGAAAGAAAGGGGTTACCAACAGATTACGAGATTTTTtgagttggttaacaagagtaGGATCTATGATGAGGATATCCGTGAGAGTGTTTCTCATTACAAGTCCTTGCATGATAAGAAAGGAAAATGGAAATTCCGAGGGAAGTCGTGTGATGGTAAGAAGAAAGCCGGTGATGGCAAGAAGCCGAGTGGGGGAGGATCTCATACTCCTATCAAGTGCTTCAGATGTGGTGTTGAGGGACATCGTGCTCCCGAGTGTCCTAAGGGCGATGTGACTTGTTTCGAGTGTGGCAAGCAAGGTCACAAATCTTTTGATTGCAAAGTTGGTTCGAATGTGACTTGCTACAATTGTGGTGAGCAAGGGAACATTAGTACCAAGTGCAACAAGCCGAAGAAGGAGAAAGCCAAAGGGAAAGTGTTTGCATTGTCCGGTGTTGATACTTCTGTTGAGGAGTGA